From Pseudomonas sp. G.S.17, the proteins below share one genomic window:
- a CDS encoding adenine phosphoribosyltransferase — protein sequence MTVDQFSFKSLIRPVVDFPKPGVIFRDITPLFQSPKATRLIMDSFVQRYIYADFTHIGAMDARGFLIGSIIAYELNKPLILFRKQGKLPADVLSEAYQTEYGQAYLEVHADSLCEGDSVVMFDDLIATGGTLIAAANLIRRMGAEIHEAAAIIDLPELGGSQRLQAMQIPTFCLTEFGLTE from the coding sequence ATGACTGTCGATCAATTCAGCTTCAAATCCCTGATCCGCCCTGTTGTGGATTTCCCCAAGCCAGGCGTGATCTTTCGGGACATTACCCCGCTCTTCCAGTCGCCCAAGGCCACGCGCCTGATCATGGACAGCTTCGTGCAGCGCTACATCTACGCCGACTTCACGCACATCGGCGCGATGGATGCCCGGGGTTTTCTGATCGGCTCGATCATCGCCTACGAGCTGAACAAACCGCTGATCCTGTTCCGCAAGCAAGGCAAGCTGCCTGCCGATGTCTTGTCCGAGGCGTACCAGACCGAATATGGCCAGGCATACCTGGAAGTTCACGCGGACAGCCTGTGCGAAGGCGATTCAGTGGTGATGTTCGATGACCTGATCGCGACTGGCGGCACCTTGATAGCAGCGGCCAACCTGATCCGCCGCATGGGCGCCGAAATCCATGAAGCCGCCGCGATTATCGACCTGCCGGAACTGGGCGGCTCGCAACGCCTGCAAGCCATGCAGATCCCGACGTTCTGCCTGACCGAGTTCGGGCTGACCGAATAG
- the fnr gene encoding fumarate/nitrate reduction transcriptional regulator Fnr yields MSEPVKLRAHTQAHCKDCSLAPLCLPLSLNLEDMDALDQIVKRGRPLKKGEFLFRQGDTFVSVYAVRSGALKTFSISDGGEEQLTGFHLPSELVGLSGMDSEAYPVSAQALETTSVCEIPFERLDELSVQLPQLRRQLMRVMSREIRDDQQMMLLLSKKTADERIATFLVNLSARFRARGFSANQFRLSMSRNEIGNHLGLAVETVSRVFTRFQQNELIAAEGKEIQILDPIQLCALAGGAIES; encoded by the coding sequence ATGTCCGAGCCAGTCAAGTTGCGTGCTCATACCCAGGCTCACTGCAAGGATTGCAGCCTGGCGCCCCTTTGCTTGCCACTTTCCTTGAATCTCGAAGACATGGACGCACTTGACCAAATCGTCAAGCGTGGCCGCCCATTGAAAAAAGGTGAGTTCCTGTTCCGTCAGGGCGACACCTTTGTCTCGGTATACGCAGTACGTTCCGGCGCGCTGAAGACATTCAGTATCAGCGACGGCGGTGAAGAACAATTGACCGGTTTCCATCTGCCCAGCGAACTGGTGGGCCTGTCGGGCATGGATTCAGAGGCTTACCCGGTATCGGCGCAAGCGCTGGAAACCACGTCAGTCTGTGAAATTCCGTTCGAACGCCTGGACGAGCTGTCGGTGCAGTTGCCGCAGTTGCGTCGCCAGTTGATGCGGGTCATGAGCCGGGAAATTCGCGACGACCAGCAAATGATGCTGCTGTTGTCGAAAAAAACCGCCGATGAACGCATCGCGACGTTCCTCGTCAACCTGTCCGCCCGCTTCCGCGCACGGGGTTTTTCGGCCAACCAGTTCCGCCTGAGCATGTCGCGTAACGAAATCGGCAATCACCTGGGCCTGGCAGTGGAAACCGTATCTCGGGTGTTCACGCGCTTCCAGCAGAACGAGCTGATTGCAGCCGAAGGCAAGGAAATCCAGATTCTCGATCCTATCCAGCTGTGTGCACTGGCTGGCGGCGCTATCGAAAGCTGA
- a CDS encoding chemotaxis protein, with the protein MWSPTLTAISNAFISANKPAKTSSSEPAAAETATGASKTGDSVQVTLSAAGQARAALARSTNPDIAESGLPDSVQKILTAVRESQKGMDRLEKELQAAMKDKYLTPDMRQAKVSALQTVSAIYQRQISNTTSDLSAVMSKLKLGSADKMKASMLVMAKM; encoded by the coding sequence ATGTGGTCACCAACACTTACCGCCATCAGTAACGCGTTTATCAGCGCCAACAAGCCTGCGAAAACCAGCTCCAGCGAACCGGCCGCCGCCGAAACGGCAACCGGTGCGAGCAAAACCGGCGACAGCGTGCAAGTCACCTTGTCCGCTGCGGGGCAGGCCCGGGCCGCGCTTGCGCGTTCCACCAATCCCGACATTGCCGAAAGCGGCCTGCCGGATTCGGTGCAGAAAATCCTGACCGCCGTACGCGAGTCCCAGAAAGGTATGGACCGTCTGGAGAAGGAGTTGCAGGCCGCCATGAAGGACAAGTACCTGACTCCGGACATGCGCCAGGCCAAAGTCTCGGCCCTGCAAACGGTATCGGCGATTTATCAGCGTCAGATCAGCAACACCACGTCGGATTTGTCGGCGGTCATGAGCAAGCTCAAGCTCGGTTCTGCTGACAAAATGAAAGCCAGCATGCTGGTCATGGCCAAGATGTAG
- the recR gene encoding recombination mediator RecR — protein MSFSPLIRQLIDALRTLPGVGQKTAQRMALQLLERDRSGGSRLALALSQAMEGVGHCRLCRTLTEDDLCPQCADVRRDDTLLCVVEGPMDVYAVEQTGYRGRYFVLKGHLSPLDGLGPEAIGIPQLLARITEQGTFTEIILATNPTVEGEATAHYIAQLLANKGLITSRIAHGVPLGGELELVDGGTLAHSFAGRKPIAL, from the coding sequence ATGAGCTTCAGCCCACTGATTCGCCAGTTGATCGATGCCTTGCGCACTTTGCCGGGTGTCGGCCAGAAGACCGCGCAACGTATGGCGCTGCAACTGCTTGAGCGCGACCGCAGCGGCGGCTCGCGTCTGGCGCTGGCATTGAGCCAGGCCATGGAAGGCGTCGGCCATTGCCGGTTGTGCCGCACCCTCACCGAAGACGACCTTTGCCCGCAATGCGCCGATGTACGTCGCGACGATACGCTGCTGTGCGTGGTCGAAGGCCCGATGGACGTGTATGCGGTCGAGCAGACCGGCTATCGCGGACGCTATTTCGTGCTCAAGGGCCACCTTTCGCCTCTCGACGGGCTTGGGCCGGAAGCCATCGGCATTCCGCAACTGCTGGCGCGCATCACCGAGCAAGGCACCTTCACCGAGATCATCCTGGCTACCAACCCCACGGTGGAAGGCGAAGCGACGGCGCACTACATCGCGCAACTGCTGGCCAACAAAGGCCTGATCACCTCACGCATCGCCCACGGCGTGCCACTGGGTGGCGAGCTGGAGCTGGTGGACGGCGGGACCTTGGCGCATTCGTTTGCAGGGCGTAAGCCGATAGCGTTGTAG